The Hymenobacter baengnokdamensis genome includes a region encoding these proteins:
- a CDS encoding tetratricopeptide repeat protein, whose protein sequence is MFRWLLSILALLLAGCHGAPAERPDTLVDLATVRSGPRVQADELDGAIRQQPDNTGLLARRATLRLAAGQPEAALHDVEAALRIDDQDGDLYFLQARTLRALGRLPEALAAARRAADNGFNSPELPLLEGETHLAAHQYEAALASLDRTLRLDPDQPAALFYKGLAYAATADTTQALDYLQAARARDPRQPEILHQLAFLLNAYRVPAEAAVYAAQGLRLDSTYGALHYDYGRQLELQGRPDSALRYYRRALALDTTQYRADYRLALAASAHGQRPPAVIAHLQRALRRNPRLPGARAILAEALEEQRRLPEALRQYQLLVLENPSNQHWTFKVWKLRDLVQASLPDSLRPAPRSYYHRPPARLRPVEPLAPLPMR, encoded by the coding sequence ATGTTTCGTTGGCTCCTTTCTATTCTGGCTTTGCTGCTGGCTGGCTGCCACGGCGCCCCTGCCGAGCGGCCCGATACCCTCGTGGATTTGGCTACCGTGCGCAGCGGCCCCCGCGTGCAGGCCGATGAGCTGGACGGCGCCATTCGGCAGCAGCCCGACAACACTGGCCTGCTGGCTCGCCGGGCCACGCTGCGGCTGGCGGCTGGCCAGCCAGAGGCGGCGCTCCACGATGTGGAGGCTGCCTTGCGCATTGATGACCAGGACGGCGACCTTTATTTTTTACAGGCCCGTACGCTGCGGGCCCTGGGCCGCCTGCCCGAGGCCCTGGCCGCCGCCCGCCGCGCTGCCGACAACGGCTTCAACTCGCCCGAGTTGCCGCTGCTCGAAGGCGAAACCCACCTGGCGGCGCACCAGTACGAAGCTGCGCTGGCCAGCCTCGACCGTACCCTGCGCCTCGACCCCGACCAGCCCGCCGCGCTTTTTTACAAAGGGCTAGCCTACGCCGCCACGGCCGATACCACGCAGGCGCTCGACTATCTGCAGGCTGCCCGTGCCCGCGACCCGCGCCAGCCCGAGATTTTGCACCAGCTGGCTTTTTTGCTCAATGCCTACCGCGTGCCCGCCGAGGCGGCGGTCTACGCCGCGCAGGGCCTGCGCCTCGACTCAACCTACGGTGCGCTGCACTACGACTACGGCCGCCAGCTTGAGTTGCAGGGCCGCCCCGATAGCGCCCTGCGCTACTACCGCCGTGCCCTGGCGCTCGACACCACGCAGTACCGGGCCGATTACCGGCTGGCCCTGGCGGCCAGTGCCCACGGCCAGCGGCCGCCCGCCGTTATTGCTCACTTGCAGCGGGCACTGCGTCGCAACCCCCGCCTGCCCGGAGCCCGCGCCATTCTGGCCGAGGCCCTGGAAGAGCAGCGCCGCTTGCCTGAAGCGCTGCGCCAATACCAGCTGCTGGTGCTCGAAAACCCCAGCAACCAGCACTGGACCTTTAAGGTGTGGAAGCTGCGCGACCTGGTGCAGGCGTCGCTGCCCGATAGCCTGCGCCCCGCGCCGCGTAGCTATTACCACCGCCCGCCCGCCCGGCTCCGTCCCGTGGAGCCGCTGGCTCCGCTGCCCATGCGATAG